One window of Camelina sativa cultivar DH55 chromosome 4, Cs, whole genome shotgun sequence genomic DNA carries:
- the LOC104779426 gene encoding uncharacterized protein LOC104779426 → MGDHFVLLVDRLITESTIEAAIQSRNRMLQASTPVEECTVLDEKTLEKLRNGDLSMAQCRICHDEDLDSNMETPCSCSGSLKYAHRRCVQRWCNEKGDTNCEICHQEFKPDYTAPPPLLELGHVPLHFRGNWGISQREHRFITVVPADSTFIDQQYPLSSTTSFICCRSLVLIFMALLILRHTLPLVLTGSNLHVFPLFTLLFLRVLGIMLPIYVVTKAVATCRRHSQTLDTSYPEDSSDDETESWRLPQTQSYIIGVR, encoded by the exons ATGGGAGATCATTTCGTGCTGCTGGTGGATCGGTTGATAACAGAATCCACCATCGAGGCTGCTATTCAGAGCAGGAACCGTATGTTGCAAGCTAGTACACCCGTCGAGGAATGTACGGTCCTCGATGAGAAAACGCTTGAGAAGCTGCGTAACGGTGATCTGTCAATGGCTCAGTGCAGGATCTGTCACGACGAGGATTTGGATTCAAACATGGAGACTCCTTGTTCTTGCAGCGGCAGCTTGAAG TATGCGCATCGGAGGTGCGTGCAGAGATGGTGTAACGAGAAAGGTGACACCAACTGCGAGATATGCCATCAG GAATTCAAGCCAGATTATACAGCACCGCCTCCGTTGCTAGAGCTGGGTCACGTTCCGCTCCATTTCAGGGGAAACTGGGGGATCTCTCAACGGGAGCATCGTTTCATCACAGTTGTACCTGCTGATTCCACTTTTATCGATCAACAATATCCTCTTTCTTCCACCACAAGCTTCATATGCTGCCGTTCCCTTGTCCTCATT TTCATGGCTCTTCTCATTCTCCGACATACCCTCCCTCTAGTCCTCACCGGATCAAACCTCCATGTCTTCCCTTTGTTCACG TTGTTGTTTCTAAGAGTACTCGGAATCATGCTACCCATCTATGTCGTCACCAAAGCAGTCGCTACCTGCCGTCGCCATTCTCAGACCTTAGACACCTCTTACCCGGAAGATTCATCGGATGATGAAACAGAATCATGGCGCCTGCCTCAAACGCAATCTTACATTATAGGCGTGCGATGA
- the LOC104779425 gene encoding probable ribose-5-phosphate isomerase 2 has product MALAYDPLFISSSDKSLSAIDVASPPHPMVLTQDELKRIAAYKAVEFVQSGMVLGLGTGSTAKHAVDRIGELLRHGKLDNIVGIPTSKKTQEQALSLGIPLSDLDAHPVIDLSIDGADEVDPFLNLVKGRGGSLLREKMIEGASKKFVVIVDESKMVKHIGGSKLALPVEVVPFCWKFTSEKLRNLLEGYGCEANLRLGEKGKPFVTDNGNYIVDMRLEEDMGDLGAVSDAILRLPGVVEHGMFLDMASTVIIAGELGVKIKHKHTTSS; this is encoded by the coding sequence aTGGCGCTTGCGTATGATCCTCTCTTCATTTCCTCCTCCGACAAATCTTTGTCCGCCATCGATGTTGCCTCACCGCCACACCCCATGGTTTTGACCCAAGACGAGCTCAAACGTATCGCCGCTTACAAGGCCGTCGAATTCGTCCAATCCGGCATGGTCCTCGGCCTCGGTACCGGCTCCACCGCCAAACACGCCGTCGACCGCATCGGCGAGCTTCTCCGCCATGGCAAGCTCGACAACATCGTTGGTATACCGACGTCTAAGAAGACCCAGGAGCAGGCTCTGTCTCTCGGCATCCCTCTCTCTGATCTCGACGCACACCCCGTCATTGATCTCTCCATCGACGGCGCCGACGAGGTCGACCCTTTTCTCAACCTCGTCAAAGGCAGAGGAGGCTCTCTGCTTCGGGAGAAGATGATCGAAGGAGCTTCCAAGAAGTTCGTGGTGATCGTGGACGAGTCCAAGATGGTGAAGCACATTGGTGGGAGCAAGCTTGCTCTCCCCGTGGAGGTTGTGCCCTTCTGCTGGAAATTCACGTCGGAGAAGCTGCGGAACCTGCTGGAAGGGTACGGTTGTGAAGCCAATCTCAGATTGGGGGAGAAAGGTAAACCCTTTGTGACGGACAATGGGAATTACATAGTGGATATGCGCTTGGAGGAGGACATGGGTGATTTGGGAGCAGTGAGTGATGCGATTCTGAGGCTCCCTGGAGTTGTGGAGCATGGAATGTTTCTGGATATGGCTTCCACTGTTATCATTGCAGGTGAGCTTGGTGTTAAGATCAAGCACAAACACACCACCTCctcttga